A region of Moorena producens PAL-8-15-08-1 DNA encodes the following proteins:
- a CDS encoding RNA-guided endonuclease InsQ/TnpB family protein, producing the protein MLMMNYTYRIYPSQDQQQIIKEWLETCRRVYNYSLRELKDWIASRKCPVDRCSLQSEYIIPADTPFPSYHRQQNNLPKAKKTNLFMSRVHSQVLQTTIRRLHDSWEAMSKRGFGFPRFKKKGQYKSFLFPQFKSNPVQNEHIKLPKIGLVPIRLHREIPEGFQVKQVRVLAKARQTQWYVVISIALDVDIPDHPAVGRAIGIDLGLEKFLTTSDNFTVERPKFFKSMQSKLKLLQRRAARKKKRSNNREKAELKVARLHQKIANSRKDFHLKTAHLLCDQAQTIFAEDLNTIGLNRGMLRKDCIDASFGQFLDLLKWVAFKRGCYFQRVDPRGTSQTCPECQITVKKDLRVREHFCPKCGYRTHRDHAAAQMVRWRGLELVPVDNSGNGNSLSSSRSVGGEILDKWLWAGIPICENGNPTLYASLSV; encoded by the coding sequence ATGTTAATGATGAACTATACATACAGGATTTACCCGAGCCAAGATCAACAACAGATCATCAAGGAATGGCTTGAGACTTGTAGACGAGTCTATAACTACTCATTAAGAGAGTTAAAAGACTGGATTGCAAGTCGTAAATGTCCTGTGGATAGGTGTTCTTTGCAGAGTGAGTACATAATCCCTGCCGATACACCATTCCCCAGTTACCATCGTCAGCAAAACAATCTACCCAAAGCCAAGAAAACTAATCTGTTTATGTCAAGGGTGCATTCCCAGGTGTTACAAACAACTATTAGAAGGTTGCATGACTCATGGGAAGCAATGAGTAAGCGAGGATTTGGTTTTCCAAGATTCAAAAAAAAGGGTCAGTACAAGTCGTTTTTGTTCCCACAATTCAAGTCAAATCCAGTTCAAAACGAACATATCAAACTTCCTAAAATTGGCCTGGTTCCTATTCGGCTTCATAGAGAAATACCAGAAGGATTCCAGGTCAAACAGGTCAGAGTCTTAGCTAAGGCTAGACAGACACAATGGTATGTTGTTATATCGATAGCATTGGATGTGGATATTCCTGATCATCCTGCTGTAGGCAGGGCAATTGGAATTGACCTTGGATTAGAGAAATTCCTGACAACTTCAGATAATTTTACGGTTGAACGACCTAAGTTTTTCAAGTCAATGCAAAGCAAGCTGAAATTGCTGCAACGCAGAGCAGCTAGAAAGAAAAAGCGTTCTAATAACCGGGAAAAAGCCGAACTAAAGGTAGCCAGATTACATCAAAAAATAGCAAATTCTCGCAAAGACTTTCATCTAAAAACAGCACATTTGCTCTGCGATCAAGCTCAGACAATCTTTGCTGAAGATCTCAACACAATAGGGCTCAATCGAGGAATGCTAAGGAAAGATTGCATTGATGCATCTTTTGGTCAATTCTTAGATCTCCTCAAATGGGTAGCTTTCAAACGTGGGTGTTACTTTCAGCGAGTAGACCCACGTGGAACCAGCCAGACTTGTCCTGAGTGTCAGATCACAGTAAAGAAAGATTTGAGGGTTAGAGAACATTTTTGTCCTAAATGCGGCTACAGGACACATAGAGATCATGCAGCCGCTCAGATGGTGAGATGGCGAGGATTAGAATTAGTACCCGTGGACAATTCGGGAAATGGAAACAGCCTGTCAAGTAGTCGATCTGTCGGGGGAGAAATCCTAGATAAGTGGCTTTGGGCAGGAATACCTATTTGTGAGAATGGGAACCCTACACTATACGCTTCGCTAAGCGTGTAG
- a CDS encoding DUF29 family protein, which translates to MEELTLLRQLIEERNYHKALEIVDELEEMSREDKLNKIYSYAVILLLHLIKQEVEKRTTRSWEFSIYNASKTIKRVNKRRKSGGCYANQEELLEILTDAFETALKKAALEALEGRYTDSELKEKIDEEQIKEKALGLIS; encoded by the coding sequence ATGGAAGAATTAACATTATTACGTCAACTCATTGAAGAAAGAAACTATCATAAAGCCTTAGAAATTGTTGATGAACTAGAAGAAATGTCAAGGGAGGATAAATTAAATAAAATTTATAGCTATGCAGTAATTTTACTATTACATTTAATAAAGCAAGAGGTAGAAAAACGCACTACCCGCTCTTGGGAATTTTCGATTTATAATGCCAGCAAAACCATTAAACGAGTGAACAAACGGCGAAAATCAGGAGGATGTTATGCCAATCAAGAGGAATTATTAGAAATTTTAACCGATGCCTTTGAGACAGCCCTAAAAAAAGCAGCATTAGAAGCCTTAGAAGGCAGATATACAGATAGTGAACTCAAAGAAAAGATTGATGAAGAGCAAATTAAAGAGAAAGCTCTAGGTTTAATTTCGTGA
- a CDS encoding DUF3368 domain-containing protein, with translation MIVVSNTSPITNLSAIQKIDLLRQLYGVLIIPQAVYNEMVDLAYEVPGSKEVQTLSWIQTRQATNRSLVAELRLEIDAGESEAIALAIELNANRLLIDDYQARVIASRFGLKFTGILGVLLAAKKQGLITAVKPIVDDLINQAGFRVSDRLYREIVQMADEVLE, from the coding sequence ATGATCGTGGTTAGTAACACATCACCCATTACTAATTTATCAGCGATTCAAAAAATTGATCTACTGCGGCAGCTCTATGGAGTGTTGATAATTCCTCAAGCGGTTTACAATGAGATGGTAGATCTAGCATACGAGGTTCCAGGGTCGAAAGAAGTGCAAACTCTATCCTGGATTCAGACTCGACAAGCTACGAATCGTAGCTTGGTTGCAGAACTTAGGCTTGAAATTGATGCAGGAGAATCTGAAGCGATCGCTTTAGCAATTGAACTCAACGCCAATCGATTACTGATTGATGATTATCAAGCAAGAGTAATTGCATCTCGGTTTGGATTAAAATTTACAGGTATTCTGGGAGTACTTTTAGCTGCCAAGAAACAGGGATTGATTACAGCAGTGAAACCGATTGTCGATGATCTAATCAATCAAGCCGGATTTAGAGTTAGCGATCGCTTGTATAGAGAGATTGTGCAGATGGCTGATGAAGTGCTCGAATAA
- a CDS encoding UPF0175 family protein → MSVVISDELLQAAKLSAADLKLEIAIMLYKQKRISIGKARELAGMHLIEFQQALSNRSICINYDREDFQQDIQTLKELGDI, encoded by the coding sequence ATGAGTGTTGTAATTTCTGATGAGTTGTTGCAAGCTGCTAAACTATCGGCAGCCGATTTGAAGCTTGAGATTGCCATTATGCTATATAAACAGAAAAGAATTAGTATTGGTAAAGCCCGTGAGCTAGCTGGGATGCACCTAATTGAGTTTCAACAAGCACTCTCTAATCGGAGCATTTGTATCAATTATGACCGTGAAGATTTTCAACAAGACATTCAAACATTGAAGGAATTGGGCGATATATGA
- a CDS encoding DUF2281 domain-containing protein, which yields MGTSKSPPMVIPHDVLAVLQVLSPKQRQLVFDFAEFLLQKQRKSESEESADSPPIPG from the coding sequence ATGGGAACATCAAAATCCCCACCGATGGTAATTCCACATGATGTGCTGGCAGTTTTGCAGGTATTGTCGCCAAAGCAACGTCAATTAGTGTTTGACTTTGCTGAGTTCTTGCTCCAAAAGCAAAGAAAATCCGAAAGTGAAGAATCGGCTGATAGTCCGCCAATACCTGGATAA
- a CDS encoding Uma2 family endonuclease gives MYQTDPPREDPKEPGLPDEFHDFQPQLLRETCQPPNYSRQEMFIATNLNVYYDSRHHLWHKRPDWFLVLDVTPAEKQEDLRWNYVVWQEGRAPFLVVELLSPGTEAEDLGQTLKSVKQPPTKWQVYEQYMRIPYYVVFDRYENQLHLFQLIVTQYHEAELSEPKFWIPELELGLGVWQGKYQETEGLWLRWYDGAGNWIETSAERAERLAEKLRTLGINPDDL, from the coding sequence ATGTACCAAACTGACCCACCCCGTGAAGACCCAAAGGAGCCTGGTTTGCCTGACGAATTTCACGACTTCCAACCCCAGCTATTGCGAGAAACCTGCCAACCTCCCAACTATTCTAGGCAGGAAATGTTCATTGCTACAAACCTGAATGTATATTACGACAGTCGTCATCACTTATGGCATAAGCGACCAGATTGGTTTCTGGTATTGGATGTAACTCCTGCTGAAAAACAAGAAGACCTGCGCTGGAATTATGTGGTTTGGCAGGAAGGAAGAGCGCCATTTTTGGTAGTGGAACTCCTATCACCAGGTACCGAAGCTGAAGATTTAGGACAAACCTTGAAGTCTGTCAAACAGCCACCAACCAAATGGCAAGTTTATGAACAATATATGCGCATTCCTTACTATGTAGTTTTTGACCGCTATGAAAACCAGCTGCACCTGTTTCAATTAATTGTCACTCAGTATCACGAAGCAGAGCTTTCTGAGCCCAAATTTTGGATTCCAGAACTGGAATTAGGGTTAGGAGTATGGCAGGGGAAATATCAAGAAACAGAAGGGTTGTGGCTGCGTTGGTATGATGGAGCTGGTAATTGGATTGAGACTTCAGCAGAACGGGCAGAACGATTGGCAGAAAAATTGCGTACCCTTGGGATAAATCCCGATGATTTATAG
- a CDS encoding DUF2281 domain-containing protein has translation MQYQVFVQSQSDDKFVASVIGMPNLTVEGRTESEAILKVKSALEAQLIKGKFVTIELNLDLQPNATTPQMRYAGIFANDPTYDDLMEKLTVIREESNSVTDLLAVLQELSPEQRQLVYDFAEFLLQKQGKSETEESASSSPLPPRVFGLHAGLVEISEDFVRVA, from the coding sequence ATGCAGTATCAAGTTTTTGTTCAGAGTCAATCCGACGATAAGTTTGTGGCATCAGTCATTGGTATGCCAAATTTAACGGTTGAGGGCAGGACGGAGTCAGAAGCAATTTTGAAGGTAAAATCTGCCCTAGAAGCACAATTAATTAAGGGTAAATTTGTGACTATTGAGCTAAATTTAGACCTTCAGCCAAATGCAACTACGCCTCAGATGAGATATGCGGGAATATTTGCTAATGATCCCACATATGATGATTTGATGGAAAAACTAACTGTGATCCGGGAAGAATCAAATTCAGTAACCGATTTGCTCGCAGTTTTGCAGGAATTGTCACCAGAGCAACGTCAATTGGTTTATGACTTTGCTGAGTTTTTACTCCAAAAACAAGGAAAATCGGAAACCGAAGAATCGGCTTCTAGTTCACCATTACCACCTCGTGTTTTTGGGCTTCATGCAGGTCTTGTTGAGATAAGTGAAGATTTCGTTCGCGTAGCGTGA
- a CDS encoding peptidoglycan-binding domain-containing protein, which translates to MKNNSEIPIPNPAQTMMADDQSMSNLPETMDNQDQGMATAPSMESSEEIINIDAQHSYPPYPPYNPPSLTLDTITTVTMPVLTPGNNGDAVRFLQQILISLGYTIVRFNANFDRYTYLGVTQFQRNNRLKVDGVVGWHTWRKLGEASVSRRRY; encoded by the coding sequence ATGAAAAACAACTCAGAAATACCAATTCCTAATCCTGCCCAAACCATGATGGCGGATGATCAAAGCATGAGCAATTTACCAGAAACCATGGATAATCAAGACCAAGGGATGGCAACCGCTCCATCGATGGAAAGCTCAGAAGAAATCATCAATATTGACGCCCAACATTCCTATCCTCCCTATCCTCCCTATAACCCACCATCCCTAACCCTTGATACAATTACTACTGTGACTATGCCAGTGCTGACTCCTGGTAACAATGGTGATGCGGTGCGATTTTTGCAGCAGATCCTAATTAGCTTGGGCTACACCATTGTTAGATTTAATGCCAATTTTGACCGATATACCTACCTAGGTGTGACTCAATTCCAACGCAACAACCGTTTGAAAGTGGATGGCGTAGTGGGCTGGCATACTTGGCGTAAGTTGGGTGAAGCGAGCGTATCCCGGCGTCGTTATTAG
- a CDS encoding type II toxin-antitoxin system VapC family toxin: MKILLDTHIFLWFISGDTMLSTDVRDIIRDPDNEVYLSVVSVWEAIVKYQLGKLPLPEPPDKFLPNQRQLHQIASLDLDEGSVTQLSKLPLIHRDPFDRMLISQALEKGLTLATVDREIRAYQKNLQLKVLDVK, translated from the coding sequence GTGAAAATTCTGTTAGATACGCATATTTTTCTATGGTTCATCAGTGGCGACACTATGCTATCGACAGATGTTCGAGACATCATCCGCGACCCAGATAACGAAGTCTACTTGAGTGTTGTTTCAGTTTGGGAGGCAATAGTCAAATATCAACTGGGTAAGCTACCATTGCCAGAGCCACCAGATAAGTTTTTGCCAAACCAGCGTCAACTTCACCAAATTGCTAGTCTCGACCTTGATGAAGGTAGTGTTACTCAGTTATCAAAATTGCCCCTGATCCATCGCGATCCCTTTGATAGGATGCTGATCAGCCAGGCTTTGGAGAAAGGTTTGACACTAGCAACTGTGGATCGAGAAATCCGCGCTTACCAAAAAAACTTGCAGTTGAAAGTCCTCGATGTTAAGTAG
- a CDS encoding DUF2281 domain-containing protein — protein sequence MDSPTATREELFVKWQALPPVFQQQVLDFIDFLLGKYGQQQSETTPQKQLRPYGLCIGQFKVPDDFDAPLPDEILDEFEN from the coding sequence ATGGATAGTCCTACTGCAACTAGGGAAGAACTGTTTGTAAAATGGCAAGCGCTACCACCTGTATTCCAGCAACAGGTATTAGACTTCATTGATTTTCTCTTGGGCAAGTATGGACAGCAGCAGTCTGAAACTACTCCTCAAAAGCAGTTACGTCCATATGGACTCTGTATAGGCCAGTTCAAAGTCCCAGATGATTTTGATGCCCCGTTGCCAGATGAAATTCTAGACGAGTTTGAGAACTAG
- a CDS encoding RNA-guided endonuclease InsQ/TnpB family protein yields the protein MRAAYQYRLRLTKTQVIQVEKWLEMLRCQYNYLLADRFAWYEQNRCSINACPLVCHLPELRDNPDYYSQKRTLPQLKQNRPWYGEIHAHVLQDCVKRVDLAFKRYLKGDCNGRISGRPRFKGKGRYRSLTFPSLGKNPIDGHRLKLPKFGWVKMVYHRSIPDGFKIKTATITRKADGYYITLSIQDDTVPELIPVDQVSNPVGIDMGLKSFLIKSDGTEVEIPQYYRKAQKRLKKIQKAVSRTRIGSNNRKKAVTKLGKAHKKVADTRKDFHFKTACGLLDDHDLVAHEKLNIKGLARTKMAKSVLDAGWGQFLSILSVKAENAGLLTVAVNPKNTSQNCSNCGKKVPKKLKDRTHSCHHCGYIADRDVNAAKNILKLAVGHPVRSKAYRVTEAMAGVGKKPALSR from the coding sequence ATGAGAGCTGCTTACCAGTACCGATTAAGATTAACCAAGACTCAAGTAATTCAAGTAGAGAAATGGTTAGAAATGTTGCGCTGCCAATATAACTACTTATTGGCTGACAGATTTGCCTGGTACGAACAAAATCGCTGTTCGATCAATGCATGTCCTTTGGTTTGTCATCTCCCAGAACTCAGGGATAATCCTGATTACTACTCTCAAAAACGAACTCTTCCCCAGCTCAAGCAAAATAGACCGTGGTACGGAGAAATTCATGCTCACGTTCTACAGGACTGCGTTAAACGAGTAGATTTAGCCTTTAAACGGTATCTCAAGGGCGATTGTAACGGTAGAATAAGTGGAAGACCTCGGTTTAAAGGAAAAGGCCGGTACCGTTCCTTAACTTTCCCTTCTCTTGGGAAAAACCCTATTGATGGCCACCGTTTAAAGTTACCTAAATTTGGGTGGGTCAAGATGGTTTACCACAGGTCAATCCCGGACGGCTTCAAGATTAAGACAGCTACAATTACCCGTAAAGCGGATGGGTACTATATCACCTTGTCGATCCAAGACGATACTGTACCTGAACTAATCCCTGTTGATCAGGTATCTAATCCTGTGGGGATTGATATGGGTCTTAAGTCGTTTTTGATTAAGTCTGATGGTACTGAGGTAGAGATTCCTCAATATTACCGAAAAGCTCAAAAACGGCTCAAGAAAATTCAGAAAGCCGTTAGCCGAACGAGAATTGGTAGCAATAACCGAAAAAAGGCTGTAACCAAACTAGGGAAGGCTCATAAAAAGGTAGCTGATACCCGAAAAGACTTTCATTTTAAGACGGCGTGCGGTCTGCTAGATGACCACGATCTAGTAGCCCATGAAAAGCTCAACATTAAAGGTCTAGCCAGGACTAAAATGGCTAAATCAGTTTTGGACGCTGGATGGGGTCAATTCCTGTCAATCCTCTCAGTCAAAGCCGAGAATGCTGGGCTGTTAACGGTTGCAGTTAATCCCAAGAATACTAGCCAGAACTGTTCAAACTGCGGGAAGAAAGTACCCAAAAAACTAAAAGACCGCACCCATTCCTGTCACCATTGTGGTTATATCGCAGATAGGGATGTTAATGCGGCTAAAAATATCTTGAAATTGGCGGTGGGGCATCCCGTCAGAAGTAAAGCTTACCGAGTAACCGAGGCAATGGCCGGTGTTGGTAAGAAGCCCGCGTTGTCCCGTTAG
- a CDS encoding type II toxin-antitoxin system Phd/YefM family antitoxin, whose amino-acid sequence MPIPDSRFPIPCSEAENYCTEQIVEKTIALTTHFRHSCRFPIPDSRFPIPDSRIRAFAHSLLPSNGYTQTVGSGSIIMQQIQLKEAETRLAELLEAAATGEEVVILGIDILTAEGRTVILDRSLGCAAVPVA is encoded by the coding sequence TTGCCGATTCCCGATTCCCGATTCCCGATTCCCTGCTCCGAAGCAGAAAACTATTGCACTGAGCAAATAGTTGAAAAAACCATTGCACTGACCACACACTTCCGACACTCTTGTCGATTCCCGATTCCCGATTCCCGATTCCCGATTCCCGATTCGCGCATTCGCGCATTCGCGCATTCCCTGCTCCCTTCTAATGGCTATACTCAAACCGTTGGCTCTGGAAGCATCATCATGCAGCAAATTCAGTTGAAGGAAGCAGAGACTAGACTCGCGGAACTACTTGAAGCAGCAGCAACAGGAGAAGAGGTTGTCATCCTCGGTATTGACATACTCACCGCCGAAGGAAGAACGGTGATTCTTGACAGATCATTGGGTTGTGCTGCCGTTCCCGTAGCGTGA
- a CDS encoding transposase: MSQQGWSEFRTLCQAKSDKYGRDFRIIGRWEPTSQICSDCGFKWGKLDLSVRSILCLSCGTEQDRDINAARNIDACRHGASARP; this comes from the coding sequence ATAAGCCAGCAAGGATGGTCTGAATTTAGGACTCTTTGTCAAGCAAAATCAGACAAGTATGGAAGAGATTTTAGGATTATTGGCCGCTGGGAGCCCACTAGTCAGATTTGTTCAGATTGTGGTTTTAAATGGGGAAAACTTGATTTATCTGTTCGTTCCATTCTCTGCTTGAGTTGCGGCACTGAGCAGGATAGAGATATTAACGCTGCAAGAAATATAGATGCATGTCGGCATGGGGCATCGGCACGACCCTAA
- a CDS encoding transposase has product MKARYQYRFYPTDQQKNDLARLFGCVRVVWNDALAICKNYEKLPKSGELQKIVITQAKKTEERQWLSEVSVVPLQQSVTDLGIAYKNFFDSCKGKRKGRKVKPPRFKKRTNKQLARLTRRGFSIQGEGIYLAKIGVVKPIWSRPLPSDPSSVTIIKDCTDNYFLSFVVDVEPVEIDAKNQSIGIDLGIKTFAVMSDGSEVRSPDYSRLDRKLRKAQNKFAKQLKGSNRREVTRRRIAKINNEIANKRKDFLHKLSTKTVVENQVIVLEDLNVSGMVKNRKLALSYKPARMV; this is encoded by the coding sequence GTGAAGGCCAGGTATCAATATCGTTTCTATCCAACTGACCAACAGAAAAACGACCTAGCCAGGTTGTTTGGCTGTGTGCGGGTTGTCTGGAACGACGCTCTGGCTATTTGCAAAAATTATGAAAAGCTCCCTAAGTCAGGGGAACTACAAAAAATAGTTATTACCCAAGCTAAGAAGACCGAAGAAAGACAATGGTTGTCTGAAGTCTCAGTAGTTCCTTTGCAGCAGTCTGTAACCGATCTGGGGATAGCTTATAAAAACTTTTTTGATTCCTGCAAAGGTAAGCGAAAAGGTCGAAAAGTTAAGCCTCCAAGGTTCAAGAAGAGAACCAACAAACAATTAGCTAGGTTGACTCGTAGGGGTTTCTCTATCCAGGGCGAGGGTATTTACTTGGCAAAGATTGGAGTAGTCAAGCCTATATGGTCTAGGCCACTACCATCAGATCCAAGTTCTGTAACTATCATCAAAGATTGTACAGATAATTATTTCTTGAGTTTTGTTGTAGATGTTGAGCCTGTCGAAATCGATGCCAAGAACCAAAGTATCGGAATTGATTTAGGTATTAAAACATTTGCCGTGATGAGTGACGGAAGCGAAGTTCGTAGCCCTGACTACTCAAGGCTGGATCGCAAGTTAAGAAAAGCTCAGAATAAATTCGCCAAGCAGCTTAAAGGGTCAAATCGCAGGGAAGTAACTCGACGAAGAATAGCCAAAATAAACAATGAAATAGCTAACAAAAGAAAAGACTTTCTGCATAAACTATCGACCAAGACTGTTGTCGAAAACCAAGTAATAGTCCTGGAAGATCTAAATGTATCAGGAATGGTCAAGAATCGTAAGTTAGCGCTTAGCTATAAGCCAGCAAGGATGGTCTGA